The following are encoded in a window of Impatiens glandulifera chromosome 5, dImpGla2.1, whole genome shotgun sequence genomic DNA:
- the LOC124940450 gene encoding protein NRT1/ PTR FAMILY 5.2-like translates to MEDYTQDGTVDLKGNPVRRSKMGGWRACSYFVAYEVFERMAYYGISSNLIIYLITMLHQGTVTSSNNVTNWVGTTWVLPVVGAYIADAHFGRYLTFVVSSIIYFIGMFLLTLSVSLPSLRPPTCNDPKLVNCEKASTFQLAFFYGALYIIAIGTGGTKPNISTMGADQFDDFNPKEKTLKLSFFNWWFFSIFIGTLFANSLLVYLQDNVGWTLGYALPTLGLAISIAVFLAGTPFYRHKVPAGSPFTKMAKVIVASVRKWNVPLPKDVKQLYELGLDEYSTKGKFMIDSTPTLKFLNKACVKTGNTSPWMLCSVTQVEETKQMLRMIPILTATLVPSTMITQVGTLFVKQGTTLDRRIGNFEVPPASLSGFVTISMLVCVVLYDQYFVPMVRRFTRNPRGVTLLQRMGIGIIIHIVIMLIASLTEKYRLQVAKDHGLVESGGHVPITIFILLPQYVLMGIADAFLEVGKIEFFYDQAPESMKSMGTSYSMTSLGLGSFLSSFLLSNVARLTENRDHRGWILNNLNASHLDYYYAFFTILNLLNFIFFLFVAKLYVYKAEVSNSMKILQDEL, encoded by the exons CGTACGAGGTATTCGAGAGAATGGCATACTATGGAATATCATCGAATTTAATCATATACCTAATAACAATGCTCCATCAAGGTACGGTCACTTCTTCCAATAATGTCACCAATTGGGTCGGCACCACTTGGGTGTTGCCCGTTGTCGGCGCTTATATCGCCGACGCGCACTTTGGCCGCTACTTAACCTTTGTTGTCTCGTCCATAATCTACTTTATC GGAATGTTTCTCCTTACACTCTCGGTCTCGCTCCCGAGCCTAAGACCGCCTACTTGCAACGATCCAAAACTCGTCAATTGCGAAAAGGCCTCCACTTTTCAACTAGCCTTCTTCTATGGCGCCCTTTATATTATCGCAATAGGAACAGGCGGCACAAAGCCAAACATCTCCACAATGGGAGCCGATCAGTTCGACGATTTCAACCCCAAGGAGAAAACTCTCAAATTATCATTCTTTAATTGGTGGTTTTTTAGCATATTTATTGGAACTCTCTTTGCCAACAGCCTTCTAGTCTATTTACAAGACAATGTAGGTTGGACCTTAGGTTATGCTCTTCCGACATTAGGTCTTGCCATATCCATTGCGGTCTTTTTGGCCGGAACACCTTTCTATCGTCACAAGGTTCCGGCTGGAAGCCCTTTCACGAAGATGGCGAAAGTTATCGTGGCCTCGGTAAGGAAATGGAATGTTCCACTACCGAAGGACGTGAAACAACTATATGAGCTTGGTTTGGATGAGTATTCTACAAAAGGAAAGTTCATGATTGATTCAACTCCAACTTTAAAGTTTCTCAATAAAGCGTGTGTTAAGACGGGTAACACTAGTCCGTGGATGCTTTGCTCGGTCACACAAGTTGAGGAAACAAAACAAATGCTCCGAATGATACCAATTCTAACCGCCACCTTGGTTCCAAGCACCATGATCACTCAAGTTGGTACTCTTTTCGTTAAACAAGGAACTACTCTCGATAGAAGAATTGGCAACTTCGAAGTTCCACCGGCCAGTTTAAGCGGATTCGTCACGATATCCATGCTTGTTTGCGTCGTTTTATACGACCAATACTTTGTCCCAATGGTGAGGAGGTTCACGAGAAACCCTAGAGGTGTCACTCTCCTTCAAAGAATGGGGATCGGCATTATCATCCACATTGTTATCATGCTGATAGCTTCTTTAACCGAGAAGTATAGGCTACAAGTGGCTAAGGACCACGGCTTGGTTGAAAGTGGTGGTCATGTTCCGATAACCATATTCATTTTGCTCCCCCAATACGTGCTTATGGGGATTGCAGACGCGTTCCTAGAGGTGGGCAAGATCGAGTTCTTCTATGATCAAGCGCCCGAGAGTATGAAGAGCATGGGAACTTCTTATTCCATGACGTCGCTTGGACTCGGAAGCTTCTTGAGTAGCTTCCTTCTCTCGAATGTCGCTAGATTGACCGAGAATCGCGACCATAGGGGATGGATACTAAACAATCTCAACGCGTCACATCTCGATTATTACTACGCGTTCTTCACGATCCTCAACTTATtgaatttcatcttctttttgttTGTGGCTAAGTTGTATGTGTACAAGGCCGAGGTATCAAACTCCATGAAAATCCTACAAGATGAATTATGA
- the LOC124939368 gene encoding protein unc-13 homolog, producing MAFEGSDLLWPFSNLQRVDADDLREAAHEIFFTSCRSSPGFGGRNALAYYSSSFDASNDTTTGGSWAGQGSSSTTSNANSNNGVINSKVKRALGLRMIRRSKSSRRANSIGNEFSCSSPKSPTGSASPGRNAFNTLPPARAKRRMTLAELMRQQLRVTEQGDNRLRKTLVRTLVGQTARKPETIILPLELLRHLKPTEFGEPHEYHMWQRRQFHLLECGLLLHPSISLDKNSSAAVRLRDLARSVDESPLDTTAKNSEAMRSLCNSVLSLSWRSASDSSTTTETCHWADGYPFNIHIYVTLLRSIFDLQDETAILDEVDEMLELMKKTWTTLAISRPIHNLCFTWVLFERFVKAGGGGGPEAELLGATLMTMNEVMGDAKRVAVERDAVYMRILGPTMTAIKRWSEKRLGDYHRYYRRGSIGVMENLLPLVSAVTKILEENVPVMGPLPSPEKGLSVVLMDSTGNKVDKYIRSSLRNAFSQVYKERFEIYLKISNSDLGSWFVFLKLLETQNITSAIFQEEEVNEALLKLAKETEELALREKEIFSPILKKWHPMAAGSAAVSLHSCYGTLLKQYVVGIPTLNAETLKALQSAGKLEKLLVQMVVEDSVDCEDGGKAIVREMIPYEVDGIIIGLLKEWIQERMKKGRECIQRAKETEAWKPMSKNEAYGQSAVELIKMVKEAIGDFFDLPLGITEDILLNFAEGLSHLFHDYISFLASCGNNSNL from the exons ATGGCCTTCGAAGGTTCAGATCTCTTATGGCCCTTTTCTAATCTACAACGTGTCGACGCCGACGATCTCCGCGAAGCCGCCCATGAAATCTTCTTCACCTCTTGTAGATCATCCCCTGGCTTCGGTGGTAGGAATGCTCTCGCTTATTATTCGTCTAGCTTTGACGCTTCCAATGATACAACCACCGGAGGATCATGGGCTGGGCAAGGCTCTTCTTCAACAACCAGTAATGCAAATAGTAATAATGGGGTTATTAATAGTAAGGTTAAGAGGGCTCTTGGTTTGAGAATGATTAGACGGTCGAAATCGTCGCGCCGGGCTAATTCTATAGGGAATGAATTCTCGTGCTCGTCTCCTAAGAGCCCTACTGGAAGTGCCAGCCCGGGAAGGAACGCGTTTAACACATTGCCGCCGGCTAGGGCGAAGAGACGGATGACCTTGGCCGAGTTAATGCGACAACAATTGAGGGTTACAGAACAAGGTGATAACCGTTTACGTAAGACACTCGTTCGGACACTTGTTGGCCAA ACGGCAAGGAAACCGGAGACAATAATACTTCCACTTGAGCTTCTCCGGCACCTAAAGCCAACCGAGTTTGGAGAACCCCACGAGTACCACATGTGGCAACGACGACAATTCCATCTCCTAGAATGCGGTCTTCTCTTACACCCTTCGATAAGTCTAGATAAAAACTCTTCCGCCGCGGTCCGCCTCCGCGACCTCGCCCGTTCCGTCGACGAGAGCCCACTCGACACAACCGCGAAGAACTCCGAAGCAATGCGCTCCCTCTGCAACTCTGTCCTCTCCCTCTCGTGGCGTTCCGCCTCCGATAGCTCAACAACCACAGAAACCTGTCATTGGGCCGACGGCTACCCTTTCAATATCCATATCTACGTCACATTACTACGATCAATTTTCGATCTACAAGACGAAACCGCCATACTCGACGAGGTCGACGAGATGCTTGAATTAATGAAGAAGACTTGGACGACATTGGCGATAAGTAGACCAATTCATAACCTATGTTTCACATGGGTTCTTTTCGAACGGTTTGTGAAGGCGGGTGGCGGAGGAGGACCGGAGGCAGAGCTGTTAGGCGCTACGCTGATGACGATGAACGAGGTTATGGGAGATGCTAAGAGGGTAGCGGTCGAGAGAGACGCGGTTTATATGAGGATATTAGGTCCAACAATGACTGCGATTAAGAGATGGTCGGAGAAGAGATTGGGGGATTATCATAGATATTATCGTAGGGGAAGTATAGGAGTTATGGAGAATCTTTTGCCGTTGGTTTCCGCCGTGACAAAGATATTAGAGGAAAATGTTCCGGTCATGGGTCCTTTGCCGTCGCCGGAGAAGGGTTTATCCGTCGTGCTGATGGACTCAACTGGAAACAAAGTTGACAAATACATTAGATCTTCATTGAGAAACGCATTCTCTCAGGTATATAAAGAaagatttgaaatttatttgaaaatttcaaattctgATCTTGGTTCTTGGTTCGTGTTTTTGAAGTTACTTGAAACGCAGAATATAACAAGTGCGATATTCCAAGAGGAAGAAGTAAACGAAGCTTTACTGAAACTAGCAAAAGAAACAGAGGAATTAGCCTTACGAGAGAAGGAGATATTCAGTCCTATCTTGAAAAAATGGCATCCAATGGCAGCCGGTTCGGCTGCAGTGAGCCTCCATTCCTGCTACGGGACATTGTTGAAGCAGTATGTGGTTGGGATCCCGACTCTGAATGCTGAAACCCTGAAGGCTTTACAGAGTGCAGGTAAGCTGGAGAAGCTTCTTGTACAAATGGTGGTTGAGGATTCTGTAGATTGTGAAGATGGAGGGAAAGCTATTGTGAGAGAGATGATTCCGTATGAAGTTGATGGAATCATAATAGGGTTGTTGAAGGAATGGATACAGGAGAGGATGAAGAAAGGAAGAGAATGTATTCAGAGAGCTAAAGAGACTGAG GCATGGAAGCCAATGTCGAAGAATGAAGCATATGGACAGTCAGCTGTAGAGTTGATCAAGATGGTGAAGGAAGCTATTGGAGATTTCTTCGATCTACCTTTAGGAATCACAGAGGATATACTCCTGAACTTTGCTGAAGGATTAAGTCATCTCTTCCACGATTACATCTCATTTCTTGCTTCTTGTGGTAATAATTCTAATCTGTAA